ATTAATCAAAATATTGAATCTGCCAACAGTATGAATTAAATTTAATTTCCCATCAAACATCATATTTTCTATCCTTTAAGATTCCCCATATCATTTTGATCGAAGCTGAGCTTCGATCAAATCTCACTATTTCTTTAATCTATTCATTATTTCTTGAATAACTTCTTGCTCTATGATCCCCTTAGATTTAAAAGTGATCCATTTTTCATAATTTTCGCCTTCTATATGTGCTGTAACAATAATCCTTGTTTTGTCTGCGCTTTCTTCAGACACAACAACATTCAGCGAATATCGTGCATCGCGGAAAGGTATAATTTTATAAGTGAAATAGGCAACTTTTTGAATACGAGAAGGTATATTGAAACCACCCTGTAATTCAACCGATTGAGTAGAAATTATGCCACTATTTTTGTCAGCAGTTATTATGGGCAAACCTCTTTCTGATACAGCTGCTATTGCGGCACCCCACACCTCATCTCGAGACTGGTTTATCACATCCGAATTGTTTATTGGATTATCAGGCACCTGTTGAACAGTAGCACAGCCACTTACCAATGCTGCCATAACAACCGAATAAATCAGTCTTTTCATATTTTACTCTCCGTCAAACCCGCCGATACTATCGAATCCGTCTTATCAAACCGGCCGCAAAATGCGACCGGTTCCATCGGAAATAACATTATTTCAAAGGGTTATTAGTACCTAGCCCTAAATTCACTACCTGATTATTTTTCTTTAAAAAAATTCTCTAATTCTTGAATACGCTTGTCTTCAGTATCTTTGTTAAAAAATTTAGCATGGTTTGTCAGAAGATAAGCTAATTGATTCTGCAGAGCGTCTTTGATTTTCTCGGCTAAATTCGTATCAACATCAGTTATAACGTATATCTTTTCCCTTTCAGTAAATTGTATTAACCCTATTGAAGTACAGGCTACCATAAATCCGTGCGTATAGCTTTGATCGAGTTTCAAATCTTCTATTTTAAAAGCAATTCTGGTATCTTTCGCTAACTTGCAAGAATAAAGAAACAGCAAACCATTGTATGAACATTTTTTCAAAAATCTACTTACGACTTCTCCGTTAATTTCAATGACTGTTTTCTCCCGATAATCCACTTTTTGCTCAGAAATCTTTGATAGTAATTTTTCTTGCCCTTCCTGAAAGTTTGTCGCTAAACATTCAATCAACGTAGGAATCTTTTCTATTTTTGCCTCTATCCCAAGAGTAGCCTCTTGCAGTTTATCTGTAGCTTCACAAATCTTACTTGAAGCAGTTTGTAAATCTCCTGCGCTCTTTGAAAAGCTAAAATTTGAAAAAATTGCAAATATAATAGCTATCAATGAAAGGAATAGGGATGTCAATGTCAAACCAAATGAAATAAGGCTTGCGAGATTGGGAATAGCGCCCCACTCAGTGGTAAGCAGAGCTACAATAATTATCATACTAATCAAAAGCAAGTAAAACAGGTTATAACGATAATGCAATTTGCTATTCTCATTCATAAATCCTCCTTAATAATCCTTCATGAACTCGTCAACTACTTATTTTCCAAAATTATGCGGAATTCTTCAGCCCGCGAGGAATCCTCTGAACCATGCTTAGCTAACTTTTTATGCTAATAAAACATCTTCAGTTTGGACCGTCCCGCCCATCCAGGTTTAAACGAGACCGCACGGGCTCGCAATTCCTTTCACTGCATCAAAATCTTATCCATTTCTTGCTGTGTAGAAAAATAAATCAAGGTTCCATCTTTTTTCTTATGCCAATACTTACCTTTATCTTTGTGAGCATCATCCGTTAACCCAAAGTATTCAGGATATTTCTCAATATATCCTCTCGTATCGATTGAACTTTGTTCGTCATGAGTCTTCTTTTCGACTTCTGAACTACCTAGTGGCTTAAATTTAATCACAGCAGCTCGGACACTTTTACCATAAATCGGAATGCTTGTTCCAGGATTAATCGTGGTACGGGATTGCCCATGGGCGCGTCCATAAATCTGACCACGAGACTGTCCATAAACATAATTCCCGGAGCGATAAGCAGAGCCGTAAGTTGAGGTAGTGGCTGAACCATAGACAGATGAAGTTGTCGATACTGTAGTCGGAGTGTTGTAGGTGCCACGATATGGTGTTTCCTGGCTCTGAATAACAATAGCGTCTCCCCCAATCTGCGCAGCATATTCACGCATTCTTTTCCCCATGCCACTCCAACTAGAAGCAGGCGCCCCATCACCACCTACCTCACCTATTACTTCATATGGAGTAGGTGGGAAATTATTATAAATTGGGATAGTTTCTGCACTTGTAGCTGCATAATTACAATTAGGATACTTTGAGCAATAAAAACTAGCACACCCACTCATAAATATTGCTATGGCGAATAGACAGATCAATCTTTTCATCTTAATTCCTAGCGCAAACAAAAACGCCCTGAATTTATCAGGGCGTTTTTTTGGATTCGTTAGTCAGATTCGGATTTCATAAAAAATCCGGGTTAGGTTGTCAGGTCATCGCCCCGACACCAAATCGCTGCGCGGATTTCACCGAAATCCGCTTGCAGGTATCGGGATTAATTCGCGCAAATCATTTACGTCGCGCTTCGCGCTCCGTAAATGATGCGCTCATTAACATTTCGTGTATCCGCACGCAGAACACTTGACACAACCTTCTTCGTGCCGCACAACGCCGCCGCAATCGGGACAGACGCCGACGATGTTGCCGGTGATATGGCGCTCAAGCTGTTCTTCACTCTTGGAAACCTGGCTGTAGAGCTCTTCGCTCATCTGGTCGACCGCGGCAGCAACCTTGGCTTCGACCTTGGTCTCGATCTTGTCGTTCACCAGCCTTCTTTCGATGACGCGGGCGATGGCGTCCGCGCAGGAGAAGATACGACAACCCTTTTCCCACGATGGGGACGGGCAGCGGATGGAGCGGAGCTGTTCGATGATGACCTTGACGTCAACGCTGGAACGCAGCGCCAGGGACACCAGGCGACCGATGGCTTCCAGCTGGGAGGCCGCGCATCCGCCTGCCTTGCCCATCGACATAAAGACTTCGAACGGACGGCTGTTCTCGTCCGTATTGATCGTGACATACAGGTTGCCGCAGCCTGTGGACACCTTGGTCGTCGTGCCCATGACGACTTCGGGCCTGGGCCTGGGGCCTATTTTGCCTTCGGCGACCTTGCCTTCCTTCTTCGCCGTATCTTTCGTGCCGACGCTCAAGACCTGCTCGCTGCGGCTGTTATCGCGATAGATGGTCAGGCCCTTGCAGCCCATTTCGTAGGCGAGCATATAGGCATGGCGCACGTCGTCGATCGACGCGTCTTCGTGGAAGTTGATGGTCTTGGAAACGGCGTTGTCCGTGTATTTCTGGAAGATGGCCTGCATCTTGATGTGCCATTCGGGCGTGATATCGTGGGACGTCACGAACGCGCGGCGGACCTCGGCCGGGACCTCTTTCATCTCCTGGACAGAGCCTTTCTCGGCGATCTTCTCCATGAGCTTGCGCGTGTAAAGCCCCTTCTCCTCCATCACTTCCCTGAACGCGGGCTCGACCTCCATCATCTTGTCGTTGTCCAGGACGTTGGCGCGCTGGTAACAGAGCGCGAACATCGGCTCGATGCCGGAAGAGCACGGCCCGGCGATGATCGAGATCGTGCCTGTGGGCGCGATGGTGGTGAGCGTCGCGTTGCGCAGGCGCAGGTTGCTCGCCTCAAAAATGCTGCCCTTATACGCCGGGAAGGTGCCGCGGGCGCGCGCCAGGTCCAAAGACTCCTTGCGGGCCTCGGCCTGGATGAAAGACATGACCTTTTCAGCCAGGGCGATCGCCTCCTCGGAATCATACGGGACCATCATCTTGGCCAGGGCGCTCGACCAGCCCATGATCCCTAAGCCGATCTTGCGGGTCTGCTTGGTCATCTTGTCGATCTGGGGAAGCGGATACTTGTTGACGTCGATGACGTTGTCCAGGAAGTGAACGGAAAGATGGACGATCTCTTTGAGCCTGTCCCAATCGATCTCGAGCTTGCCGTCTGCCTTCTTCAGGAGCGCGTAGAGGTTGATGGAGCCGAGGTTGCAGCTCTCGAACGGCAGGAGCGGCTGTTCGCCGCAGGGGTTGGTGGATTCTATCTTGCCTAATTGCGGCGTGGGATTGTTGTTGTTGATGCGGTCGATAAAGATGATGCCGGGTTCGCCGTTCTTGTGGGCCATCTTGACCATAAGCTCGAAGACCTCTTTGGCCTTGAGCCGGTGGACGGCCTTGTGGGTGTTGGGGTCGATCAGGTCGTATTCTTCGTCTTTCGTGACCTTGCGCATGAAATCTTCGGTCACGGCGACGGAGATGTTGAAATTATTGATCTCTTTGTCGTTTTCTTTGCAGACGATGAAATCCATGATGTCCGGATGGTCCACGCGCAGGATACCCATGTTGGCGCCGCGCCTGGTGCCGCCCTGCTTGACCGCCTGGGTGGCGGCGTCAAAGACTTTCATGAAAGAAACAGGGCCTGAGGCGATGCCGCCCGTGGAACGGACGGTCGAAGAACGCGCCCGCAGGCGCGAAAAAGAAAATCCCGTGCCGCCGCCCGACTTGTGGATGAGCGCGGTGAACTTGATGGAATCGAAAATGCTGTCCATCGAATCTTCGATAGGCAGGACAAAACAGGCGGAGAGCTGGGAAAGGTCGCGGCCCGCGTTCATCAGGGTCGGGGAGTTCGGCATGAACTCCAGGTTTTCCATCATCTCGAAAAATTTGTGTTCCAGGGCGGCGACATCGTCCTCGGTCTTGCGGTAGAGGCGGTCGGCGGCCGCGATCGCCTTGGCCACGCGGGTGAACATCTCCTGGGGGGTCTCAACGACCTTGCCGTTTTCGTCTTTTTTAAGGTAGCGTTTTTCGAGGACTTTGAGAGAATTATCGGAAAGCTTTAGCGCCATGAGTCGCCTCTCCTTTCGCTGCGGACGGCAGGATGAAATGGGTTGGAAATCTATCTTTTAAATCCCTCTAGCCGGTTTATTTTATTCTTTTGAAAAGTGCTTTTCCAGATTACCGCTGCTTAAGAGCTTTGTCAATAGAAAATACCATATATTGGTATTTTTTATTCCGATACCACAATATTTTGATGTCTTGGAGGATACCCTCCCCTCGCGTTTTGCAGCTCTCGACGGTGGATGCGGTTGTTTTGGAAGGAAAAAATTACCCCAGATTCGGCTTGCGGCCGTGGTTAGCTTTTTTTGAACGCCAATTCAACTTGCCAAGTCTTTTACGTCTGCCTTTACCCATGATTTTCTCCCGGATCTTCCTGCCTTGAAAAATTTTGCTTCGTCTTTTAAATTGTGTTCTTCATTCTACAACTAAAAATTGTTTTGTCAACCGTGCAAATCTGTTTTTTTTAAAATGAAACAAACCATCTTTGCCTGTCTCGTCAAGACGCAAAGATTGCCAAACATGCAGACGGTTGTTATCATAAGAGGTATGCAGAGCCGCCTTTTTTCCTTCGCCATCCTTCTGCGCGGGGCCATCGCGGTGGTCGCCCA
The sequence above is drawn from the Patescibacteria group bacterium genome and encodes:
- a CDS encoding vitamin B12-dependent ribonucleotide reductase, producing the protein MALKLSDNSLKVLEKRYLKKDENGKVVETPQEMFTRVAKAIAAADRLYRKTEDDVAALEHKFFEMMENLEFMPNSPTLMNAGRDLSQLSACFVLPIEDSMDSIFDSIKFTALIHKSGGGTGFSFSRLRARSSTVRSTGGIASGPVSFMKVFDAATQAVKQGGTRRGANMGILRVDHPDIMDFIVCKENDKEINNFNISVAVTEDFMRKVTKDEEYDLIDPNTHKAVHRLKAKEVFELMVKMAHKNGEPGIIFIDRINNNNPTPQLGKIESTNPCGEQPLLPFESCNLGSINLYALLKKADGKLEIDWDRLKEIVHLSVHFLDNVIDVNKYPLPQIDKMTKQTRKIGLGIMGWSSALAKMMVPYDSEEAIALAEKVMSFIQAEARKESLDLARARGTFPAYKGSIFEASNLRLRNATLTTIAPTGTISIIAGPCSSGIEPMFALCYQRANVLDNDKMMEVEPAFREVMEEKGLYTRKLMEKIAEKGSVQEMKEVPAEVRRAFVTSHDITPEWHIKMQAIFQKYTDNAVSKTINFHEDASIDDVRHAYMLAYEMGCKGLTIYRDNSRSEQVLSVGTKDTAKKEGKVAEGKIGPRPRPEVVMGTTTKVSTGCGNLYVTINTDENSRPFEVFMSMGKAGGCAASQLEAIGRLVSLALRSSVDVKVIIEQLRSIRCPSPSWEKGCRIFSCADAIARVIERRLVNDKIETKVEAKVAAAVDQMSEELYSQVSKSEEQLERHITGNIVGVCPDCGGVVRHEEGCVKCSACGYTKC